Genomic segment of Alphaproteobacteria bacterium:
GCTGCACAAAGAGATGCAAAGTCAAAGTTGACGCCAGAGGAGCAAAGTATCATTGAAGAGAAAGTCACAAAGATTGTTGGCATTATTCAAGGCTCGGTTGAGCGCAAGAAACGAGAAATTGAAACAGCTGAATTTATGTCTCACACAAAAGAGGGTAAAGCATCTTCAAGTGTTAAAACAAAAAAGTCATTCAGAACCGGACGCGTTTAGATAAGAGGGATACTTTTAATAGAGGATTTCTTCTTTAATCGGACGTGATAAAAGGCCATTGAGCGTTTGGTCAATAGATGCTCCTTTAATCAGGACTTCATAGAGAGCCTCACAGGTTGGCATGTCAAGCTCGGGGTATTTTGCTTTAAGGGCAGGTATCGCTTCAACCGTTTTGAGCCCTTCACAAACGGTTTTTTTGTCCTGGATATAGTCAGCAAGACTTTGTCCTTGTCCCAAAGCATAGCCTAAAGACATGTTCCGAGATTCAAGACTATTGCAAGTGAGAGTCAAATCTCCGATACCAGCAAGACCCATAAGACTTTGGGGTTTTCCTCCCATTATATGACTTAATTGTGCCATCTCATTAAGGCCCCTGGTGATGAGAGCGGCACGGGCATTGTCTCCCCATTTTTTACCAAGAATGATACCGCAGCCAATAGCGATAATATTTTTAATGGCGCCTCCTATTTGAGCGCCGATGATGTCATCAGACCAGTAAGGTCTAAAAGTTTTTGTGGCAAATTCTTTACAGAATTCAAGGCCCTTTTTGTTGTCAGCATAAGCAAAAGTAAGTGCTGTGGGTAAATTAAGAGCAACGTCTCTGGCAAAGCTAGGGCCGGAGAGGATTGCAAGATTTGCATTTGGATTGATATCGTGAAGAAGTTCAGATGGTAATTTTGCGCTTTTGATATCAACGCCTTTTGAACAAATAACGATGAGTGTTTTAGGATCAATAAATTGATAGAGTTCTTTACTGATGGTGCTAATGTGTTGTGTTGGGCACACGAGAAGCAAAGTTGTAAAGTCTTCAAAATCTGCAAAAGAAGAGGTGGCTTTTATTCGAGGTGATAATTTATGATCTTGAAGATAGGTTTTATTTTCATGATTTTGATTGATTTGATCACGAACGTCGGTTTCAAAAGACCAGATCAGGATTTCAAATCCGGCGCGTTCAAAGGCGATTGCAAGGGCGCATCCCCAGGCGCCTGCGCCAATAATGCCTATTTTCTGTGTTTTGGTCATAAAGTTTTATCCATACGCATTTGATGATGAATACCACTTTAGAAAGAGGCGTCTTGAAAGGCAAGTGAAAAAGTTACTTGTTTTCGGAGTGTTGTGATTTTTCGTCTTTCATCCCAAGAAAGCCCTTCGTGGGATTGTTTTCATCGCTTTTATTGAGGATGTACCATCTGATGATGACAAAAATTGCTATCATTGCAGATAAAAATAAAATATTTTCAATCATAGGCGGCTCCTTTAAAGACTATGTTAAGAAGGGTGTCTTACGATGGTTCTCGAAAACAGTATAAAATGGATTTGTAAAGAATGAGAGATCTTTTCTTCGTCATTTTTGTAGGGGCATTATTGCCAGGTATTTTTTTACACCCTTTCACAGGGGTTTTAATGTATGTTTGGTTTTCTCTGATGAATCCGCATCAATTGACATGGGGCTTTGCTCAATCTATTCCAACAGCCTTTATTATTGCTTTGATGACCATGGTCGCATTTTTTCTTGATAAAAAAAGGTCTCTGCCAAAATCTCCTATTTTTGTTTTGATCTGTTGCTTTATGGTGACATTGACAATTTCAGCCATTTTCTCATTAACGCCAGAGATCTCATGGGATCTGTGGAATCGTTATATGAAGACACTCTTTTTTTGTTTGCTTGCCTTTATCATGATGACAACAAAACTGAGGGTGCAGGCTCTTGTTTGGGTAGCCATTGTATCTCTGGGGTATTTTGGTATTAAAGGTGGTGCCTTTTCGATTAACACATTAGGGCAGTACCGTTTCCAGGGCCCGGATGGTACTCAGATAGGCGATAATAACCATATGGCCTTGGCGCTTCTTATGACACTTCCTTTGATGAATTATTTACGTCTCACAACAAAGAATAAACTGGCGCAATATGTATTGTTGCTCTCGATGTGTTTAACTTTTTTGGCGGTGCTGACAACTTATTCTCGCGGCGGGATGATCGGTCTTGCTGCAGTGACCATTTTTCTGTGGTTTAAGAGTAAGCATAAAATGAGAAGTCTCTTATTTTTAAGTGTTCTAGCGATTGCGGCCCTGTCATTTATGCCGGATAAATTCTTTAATCGAGCTGATACGATTCAAACGGCTGAGAAAGATGATTCATTTCGTGGGCGCCTTGATGCTTGGCACTATGCTTGGAATGTTGCCCTTAGCAGGCCGATGACTGGTGGGGGGATTTCATCGACGATTGTTCCTTATATATTCCAAAAATATAATCAGGAGAGTAAAGTTACTCAAGGTGGTCGTGCAGCCCATAGTATTTATTTTCAGGTTCTGGGAGATCAAGGCTTTATTGGTCTCTTTATTTTTTTATCAATGATCACTATCTCTTGGTTCAATGGTTCTTGGCTTATCAAGAATACAAGAGGTCTTGCAGGTCATCTCTGGGTCCAGGAGCTTTCAAAAATGCTTCAGGTGGGGGTAATTGCTTATATTGTTGCCGGAGCGGCTCTTTCAATGGCTTATTATGATTTGTTTTATATTTACGCAATTATCCTTGCGCGCCTAAGGTTGATGGTGCAGGAAGTAATTGTCAATAATCGAATACAAGGCTTACCCTCTATCGCTCAGGTGATATCGAGATGAATTATAAATGTTTTTTGATCTAACAAAGAATTAATTTTTCTATGATAAAATAATCAACAAAGAGGAGACTGAGAATGAATAAAACTAAGCGTTTGATTGTCGTTGAATTTAATGAGCTTTGCCCATCTTTATTGCAGAGATGGATGGGGGAAGGCATATTGCCGAATTTCAAAAAGTTTTATGATCATTCCATTTCATATGTGACTGAGGCTGACTCAGATCCGCCGCATCTAGAGCCGTGGGTGCAATGGTATTCATTACATACAGGCTTAGATTTTGAACAGCACCAAGTAAAAAATCTAACAGATGGTCCTCGAGCAAAGTTTCCTGACATCTGGTCTGTTCTTCATAAAAATGGCAAGACGGCCTCGAGCTGTTCAAGTATGAATGTTAAGGGGTTTGAAAATGAGGGGTCATTTTTCATCCCAGATCCATGGTCGACAACGGAAAAAGCATATCCTGAAAAGCTCAATAAATTATATAGGTTTGTTTCAAATAGAGTTCAAGAATATTCAAATAAGTCAAACAAGCCAAGCTTTACTGAGTCGCTCGGGTTTTTGTTTTTTTGTCTGACCCATGGTTTAAAAATATCTACATTGTTCAAAATTGCGTTTCTCCTCTTTGAGGAGAAAGTTGTTAATCCTGGGATGGCTTGGAAAAAAGCGGTTGTGTTAGATTGGATATTAACAGATATTTTTAAATATTTTTGGAAGAAAACAAAGCCTGAGTTCGCGACCTTTTTCTTAAATAGTACAGCGCATTTCCAGCACGGCTATTGGAGATATTTTGAACCTGAAAAATTCGAAGTTAAGCCTTCAAAGACTGATGTGGATAGGTATCAAGGTGCCATTAAGTTTGGATATTGTAATATGGATATAACATTGGGCAAGCTATTAGAGTTGGAAGATGAGAATACGACTTTTATTTTCGCCACGGCTTTGAGTCAGCAACCGTTCTTAAAATATGAGGGGATTGGTGGTCAGCATTTTTATAGGCCGTATGATATTGCAAAATTTTTAAATCATATAGGTGTTGCCTATGAGAATTGTCAGCCAGTGATGACTCATCAATTTATATTGCACTTCGAGACCTCAGAGAAACGTCAAAATGCAATGGAAATTCTAACGTCACTTCATGCTGGAGAGCAACCTGTCATGAATGTTATAGAAAACGTAGGCAATTCACTTTATATTGGTTGTCAGTTGCGTCAGGAAATGCCTGAGGATCTATTGATCTGTTTTAAAGGTCTGGCCTCTAAAAATGAAAGTTTTTTTGATTGGTTTTATGAGATTGAGGAAATTAAGAGCGGCTGTCATCATAAAGATGGGGCTCTTTGGTTTAGAATCGGTAAGAAAAAAGAAGTTTCGTCTAAAATACCTCTTCGTGATATATTCCCAACTATATTGGACATGCTGGATGTTGATTATAAGCCGTCAGAGGGGCATCCTTTCAAAGGTCAGAGTTTAATGAAGAGTTGGTGAATTGCAAATTGAATCGCCCTCTCCCTAAGGGGATTTTAGATTCTTTTACTTTGTGATTGATTTTTCTTCCAAGCTGTTTAAAAATAACGTATCTTTGTTATGGCTAAAGGGCTATATAGAAAACATACATTCAGGTCTTCACATTTAACAACAGCTGTAGGTTATCATGAAATTAACAATCGAACGCGCAGCTCTCGTCAGAGCTCTCGGACATATTCAAAGTATCGTTGAAAAACGGAACACCATTCCAATCCTCTCAAATGTGCTCATCAGAGCAACGGAAGGTGCTGTGCAATTCATCGCAACGGATATGGAAATTGAAGTGATCGAAACCGCCCCAGGGCAGGTCGAACGCGAAGGAAGTGTTACAACTTCAGCTATTAAGCTCTATGAAATTTCAAAAAAGTTACCAGATGGTGCGCAAATTCAGTTGATCCAACCAGAAGGCGAGATGATTCTTCAGGTTAAGTCAGCCAAATCCAATTTCAAACTAGGGTGCCTTCCTGTCTCCGATTTTCCATTGATGCCAGTTGAGCAAAGTGAACGTCAGCTTGATATTCCATCGCAGGGGCTCAAAAACCTTATTGATGCGACTAAATTCTCAATGTCAAATGAAGAAACACGCTTCTATTTGAACGGCATCTATTTCCATACCTTGCTTGATGATAATGGAAAGAAAATTTTAAGAGCTGTCGCAACCGATGGTCACCGTCTGGCGCAATCAGATATCGCTCTTGAGAATCAAGATCTTGATGTTCCTGGCATTATACTGCCTCGTAAAACGGTCAATGAGCTTTGCAAGCTGATTGATAATGCAGCTGATGTTGTTCATGTTGGCCTGTCTGGGACTAAAATTCAGTTCTCATTCGATACGATTGAACTCAAATCAAAATTGATTGATGGATCCTTCCCTGATTATGAGCGCGTGATTCCAAAGGAAAATTTCAAAAAATTACGTGTCAATACAGATCTCTTTGCAAAGGCCGTTGACCGTGTGGCAACCCTTTCAAATGAGAAATCACGTGCCATTAAACTTGATATTCGTCCAGGACAAATGATCCTCTCAGCAACCAGTGCAGACTCAGGTAGTGCTGTTGAAGAGCTTGATGTTGAGTATCAGGAAAACGAGATGGCTGTTGGTTTTAACGCAAAATATGTTCTTGATGTCGCACAGCAAATGCGCGGTAAAGAAATTCAGCTCGATTTTTCAGAGCCTTCTGCACCAACCATTCTACGTGAAATTCAGGACGGAAAATCTCTTTATGTTCTTATGCCCATGAAGGTGTGAGTTTAATTCTTCTAACTTTCTATGAAATGGGCCTGTAAATATGGCCCATTTTCTTTTCTTCTTTGGTAATTCTAGGTAATTTCCCTGATGGCGACTTCTTCCTTATTCATTCAACATTTGCATCTGCATCAATTTCGATCGTATCCCGCGCTTCATCTTGATGTTAATGATCAGATTGTCGTTTTGGCTGGGCCAAATGGAGCAGGGAAAACCAATGTGCTCGAAGCTCTATCGCTCTTAACGCCGATGGGCGGCTTTCGTAAGGCGAGCCTTGAAGATTATAGTCATGTGGCAAATGGGTCTTTTGAGGCTGATATTGCTCCCAAGGGCTGGGCAATCAATGCTCATTTCGAGACCATTTACGGATCGCAAAAGGTACAGGCTGCATTGGTGAGACGTCAGGATGAAGCTTCAGAGGGCGATGACCTTGATGATGAAGATACGGATGTGAATGGCCGTAAAAGATCAAGTCGCGCCTTTAAGGTGAATGGAAGGCCTCTGAAGACGTCAGCTGAATTTGCATCCTATATTCATATGATTTGGCTTACCCCGCAAATGGACAGGATATTTATTGATCAGGCTCAATATCGTCGGCGTTTTTTCGACCTTCTTGTCAGTAACTTCGATCCCCAATTTTCAGGTCTTTTAACGAAATATAGCCGCCTCTTGCGTGATCGCGCGAAGCTCTTGAGAGAGCGGCATCCTGATATGCGCTGGATTCGTGTCATCGAAGAGCAGATTGTACAAATTGGCGTTGCTTTGTCGGCGGCGCGTCTTGATTTTTTAAGGTGCTTTGAGCCTTATCTGCGCCATGCTTCAGAGTCCTTCGCATCGCCTCTTATTTCAATTAGCAATTGGGTTGAAGAGTCTCTCTTAGTGAGCCCTGCGATTAAGGTTGAGGCTGAGTGGTTATCTAAGCTCGAGAAGTCAAGGGCGATTGATATGGAAACAGGCGGTGCTCAAGTGGGCTCCCACAAAATGGATTTGGCGGTTTTTCATCCGGATAAAAAAATACCGGCAAAACATTGCTCCACGGGTGAGCAAAAATCATTCTTAATATCAATGATTTTGGCAGAGGCAAAAATGCTTAAAGCCGAAAAAGGCATAGAGCCTATTTTGCTTCTTGATGAAGTTGCTGCGCATCTTGATGAGCATAAGAAAAGAGCTCTTTTCGAGGAGATACTAAAAACAGGGGCGCAAACATGGATAACAACCACAGAACACAATCTCTTTAGTGCTTTTCAGGAAAAACTATGCTACTATAATGTCCTACCTGGGACAATTACGAAAATGCTCGTATAATCCGCAGAAATATTTTAAAATGTGAGTCAGAATAATGTCAGAGCAAGCACTTAAAAAAGAGATGGATAATTTGACCAATCAGAATGAAGAAATAAATCCTGAAAAAATGACTCAGGAATATGATGCTGAATCAATTAAAGTTTTAAAAGGTCTTGATGCTGTTCGTAAAAGGCCTGGCATGTACATTGGTGATACTGATGATGGATCAGGGCTTCACCATATGGTTTATGAAGTTGTTGATAATGCAATCGATGAATCTTTAGCGGGGCATTGTGATCATGTTGATGTGGTCCTGAATTCTGATGGATCGGTGACAGTGCGTGATAATGGGCGCGGTATCCCAGTTGATATGCACTCAGAAGGTGTTTCTGCTGCTGAAGTCATTATGACTCAGTTACATGCAGGTGGTAAGTTTGACCAGAATTCTTATAAAGTATCTGGCGGTCTACATGGCGTGGGTGTTTCTGTTGTAAATGCTCTTTCTGAGCGCCTCGATCTTAAAATTAAGCGTAACGGTAAATTGTGGTTTATGCGGTTCCGTCATGGTGTTGCAGAAGCCCCTTTGAAAGCAATTGATGATGTTCCGGCAACTGAAACAGGAACAGAAGTTACTTTTTTGCCATCAACAGAAACTTTTACACAGACAGAGTTTGACTTTTCTAGGCTTGAGCATCGTTTACGGGAATTAGCTTTTTTGAATTCTGGCGTCCGCTTGATTCTCTGCGATGGCAGAATGCCAGAGGAGAAAAAGACTGATCTTCAATATCAAGGAGGCCTTGAGGCTTTTGTTGAATGGCTGGATAGAGCAAAAACAGCTCTTCACAAACCATCAATTTCTATGTTAAAGAAACAAGATGATATTACTGTTGCAGCAGCGATGCAATGGACAGACAGTTATCATGAGAATGTTCTTTGCTTTACAAATAATATTCCGCAAAGGGATGGCGGAACGCACTTAGCTGGCTTTAGAGGTGCATTGACACGTGTTGTGAACCAGTATGCAGAAACATCTGGCATGCTCAAGAAAGAAAAAATCGCAATTACAGGTGAAGATATTCGTGAGGGAATTACGTGCGTTTTATCAGTGAAAGTGCCTGATCCAAAATTCTCATCTCAAACAAAAGATAAGCTTGTGTCATCAGAGGTCCGTCCTGCTGTTGAATCTGCGATCAATGCAGCACTGTCAGAGTGGTTTGAAGAGCATCCAACTGAAGCTAAAAAAATTGTCCAGAAAGTATGTGAAGCTGCAGCTGCCAGAGAAGCTGCGCGTAAAGCAAGAGAGCTGACCCGTCGTAAAGGCGCGCTTGATTTTACATCATTGCCTGGAAAACTGGCAGATTGCCAAGAAAGAGATCCCGCCAAATCTGAATTGTTCCTCGTTGAGGGAGATTCTGCGGGTGGCTCAGCAAAGCAAGGCCGTTCACGTCAATTCCAAGCAATTTTGCCTTTGCGTGGTAAGATCTTGAACGTTGAGAGAGCACGTTTTGATAAAATGCTCTCATCACAAGAAATTGGAACGCTCATTACAGCTTTAGGGACCAGCATTGGTCATGAAGAATTTAATCTTGAGAAATTGCGTTATCATAAAATCATTATCATGACCGATGCTGACGTCGATGGTAGCCACATCAGAACGCTGCTATTGACATTTTTCTATCGTCAAATGCCTCAGTTGATTGAGCAAGGTAACCTTTACATTGCTCAGCCGCCTCTATATAAAATTAAACGTGGCACCGCCAAAGAACGCTATTTGAAAAATGATAGAGCTCTCGAGAATTATTTAATTGAGCAAGGAACAGCTGATGTCACTCTTGAATTTAATAATGGTCAAGTGCTTGATAGCGAGACTTTGCGTCAGTATGCAGAAAGTGCGCGTCAGTTAAAACCTCATCTTGAAAAATTAGCTCAAAGAGTTGGTGATGTAGACTTAACAGAGATGGCTCTTCTGCATGGCATTTTAACGCCAGATATGTTTGAACAGGGTGATGAAGCGACTAAAAAAGCTTCTTTAGAAGAGTTTGTTAAATTCTTACAAGAAAAAGAGCAGTCTCTTTATGGCATTCATGCAGGAGCATGGAAGGCAGATTATGAACTTGATCGTGGGTTTATTTTGTCTTTGACCAAAAGAAGCGTAACGAGCGTTTTCAAGATCAATCGCGATATTGTAAATTCACTTGAATCACGCCGTATTTATGCACTGAAATCAAATGTGTCAATTTATAAAAATGCAGTTGGACGTTTGCTCTATCGTGGCAAGGAACAGGCTTTGATTTCAGGGCCCATGAGTCTTTATGAAGCCATTATTGTGATTGGCAGACAAGGCGTGAATATTCAGCGCTATAAAGGTCTTGGTGAGATGAATGCTGAACAACTTTGGGATACAACATTAAATCCTGAGAATCGTGTTCTCTTGAAGGTCCAAGTGAATCACACGGATAAGGCTGATGAGATCTTCTCAACCCTCATGGGTGATGTTGTTGAGCCGCGTCGTGACTTTATTCAGGGTAATGCGCTAAAGGTGTCGAACTTAGACGTGTAATCAATAAGACTGCTGTGAAAATCTAATCCGCGTCACTCAGAGGGCCTGAAGGGCCCGTGGAGTCTCTGCAGCTTCTCAACAAAATTGTGCTAGTTGTTGATTACATAAGATTCCACGTCGCCTTGCGGTGACTCTGAATGACGGAAGAAAGTCGTAATTTTGGTTTCATTAGACTTTCGCAGCAGTCTCATCAATGTAATTTCTGGCCATTCGGTACAGCTGAGCTGGGAGAGATCAGAACGATATCTCCTTTTTCATCAGAAAAGCCGAGCAGTAAAAATTGCGAGATGAAACCAGCAATATTTCTCTCCCCTAAATTGACGCAGCCTGCAACGTGTTTGCCAATCAAAGTATCCGGACTATAATGGACCGTTACTTGTGCCGATGTTTGCAGAACGCCAATATCTTCGCCAAAATCAACCCAGATTTTATAGGCTGGCTTCTTTGCTTTTGGGAAGAGCTCTGCCTTCATAATTGTGCCTGAGCGTATTTGGACGCGCTCAAAATCGTCATACGAAATTGTCATGTTATTAGCTTTCTTAGAAACAAAGGAGAGCAATTGAGAAAATAAGGCCTGACCAGATCAGAGAGATCACGCAGTAGCCCATAATATCTTTGACCTGAAGACCTGCAATAGAGAGAGCAGGAATGGCCCAGAAAGGCTGAATCATATTGGTCCACTGGTCGCCCATCGCAACCCCCATAGCAACGCGTGCCATATCAGCATTAAGTTTGAGAGCAGCTTCAGCAGCAATTGGTCCTTGAATAGCCCAGCCACCGCCGCCTGATGGTACAAAGATGTTCAAAATGCCTGAGCTGATGAATGACCAGAAAGGAAGTGTTTTAGCTGTTGAGAATGTTAAGAACCAGTCGATGATGAGTTTTCCGACGCCTGAATCAAGCATGAGTCCCATAATTCCTGCATAAAAAGGGAATTGAATCATGATTGGGCCTAGTGATGCTGCTGCATGTGAAACAAGATTCACAAAGTGGATAGGTGATCTTGCGCACAAAATGCCAAGTAGTAAAAAGGTGAAATTGACAAGGTTTAGATCAAGGCCAGCCTTTAGAATAAAGCAATGATGAATGATATAAACAAGTCCTATCAGGCCGAAGATAATGTTGAGCAATCTCGAATTTTCTACCCATCCTGCAGGTGTCTTGATGAATTCGTGCTTTTCTGTATCGTTTGTTGTTGATTCATCTTCAAAGACCAGATCTTTGCTCATTGGAAAACAATCTATTTTCTTTGGTTTTAAAAGCATCATGACAATTGGCATTGTGAGAATGACAATGGCAGCTGTTGTTAAATTCCAAGCAGAAAAAATTGTTTTTGAAACAGGAACCTGTCCCATCATTTCAACGAGAAGATGATCAGGTGATGCAATCGAAAGACCGATGGTTGCAGAAAGACCTTGATGCCAAACCACAAAGCCAGAATAGGCTGTTGCAATCAAAAGTGGATAGTGAACTTTGATTTTTTTCTTGTAGCAGATTGAAGCAACTTCACGTGCAATAATGGCACTCACAATGAGACCAATTCCCCAATTGATAAATGAACCAACGGCTGCAATGAAGCCAACAATCAGATAGGCAGATGATGAGGTCCGAACAAGATTTGCAGATTTGCTCAAGAGCATTCGTGCAATAGGGGTATGAGCAAGTACATGACCTGTAATGAGTGTCATTCCGATTTGGGCTGTAAAAGCCAGGAGTTTCCAGATATTGCTACCCCAGATTTGAGTTGCTTCAATAGGGCTTGTATGGCCAGCACCAATTGCAAAGCCAAAAGTGACAAGAGTTAATAGGAGAGCGAAAATGAAAGGATCAGGCATCCATCTGTTAAAAAGGCGTACAAAGGGAAGGGCGATTCTGCTCATCATGATAAGGCTCCTTTTTGTTATAACAAACGCCATTTTTAAATGATCCAAACGGATTTTTCAAGACTCGGCTTTACGCACCTATTTATATAGGCTTACGCAGCCTGACTTTTAAATCCATTTGTCTGATTTAATCTGACGATTGTTATTATTTCACGTTGTTATAGACGATCTCAAGAATTTTATCCTGTAAGTCTCGATATTTTTTCTGCTTTTCAGTGAAGTTGTTCATCATAATGACAACGACATAAGCATTTTGGCCTTTTTCCATATAGCCTGCCAAGGTTGAAATGCCTTTCATGGATCCTGTTTTTCCATAAAATTTTCCGCGCAGATTTGTTTCTGTATGTCGGTATTGAAGAGACCCATCAATGCCAAGTTGTGGGAGAGAGTAATAAAAATGATCTCCCGTTCTAGGATCGTAATAAGCGCTTTCTAAGAGTCTTGCCATTTGGATTGGTGTAAGGGCATTGTATCGTGAAAGGCCCGATCCATCAGTCATGATAGCCCCTTTAAAATCAATATTATAGGCTTGACCCAAAGAGGTTAAAATGGATGATCCAACAGTGCCCCATTGATTTTGGCCTTTATGGGTTCCAATTTTGATATAAAGAGCATCGGTTGGTAGATTTTTTGATTTTTTGAGAATTGGTTTTAAGATCGATTTTAATGGAACCGATTTTGTGCTCGCAATTTCAGTCACACCTTCAGGCAAAGGGCCATGGTGAAGGTCGTGGTCTTTGGTAAGGCTTGTTTGTGTCAAGATGGCTCTGACTTTCTCATCGATATAGCCTTCAAGATTGCCTGGTGCTCTGCGTGCAGTATCAGCCTTGTAACTAGCGTCGGCCTTTTTGGCAAGACTTGTTTGTTTTTCATCATCAATATCAACGCAATTTTGATCTAAAATGCCATAACCGACGGGTGATGCATAGCAATAGTATGTATCGCCAACAAGCCAACCAGGGGCTGTTGGGGTGAAATGATTACGAGGAAGCGTCACATGAAGTTTCCTAACGCGGCTATTTTCACCAAGCTTTTGTTTCGCGTTTTGAAACAGCTGCAAAAGTCGGCTGCTGGTGAGTGTTGGGTCACCTTCAAATTTGAGATAAAGATCATAACTACCGTCTTCATTTTTGCGCGAGTGGATTGACGTATTGTAAGTATAATCAGCCCCTAATTCACGCAAAGCCATAATGGATGTGATCACTTTTGTTGTGCTCGCAAGCGTAAAGAAACGATCTCCTTTAAGGGCAACAACAGGCTCACCCTTCGAGGCCGTGCTATGGAGAGGGATAACAGCAACGCCCACATTCAAGCTCGGATTGCTTGCCTTCACAGAAGCTTTAATTGTTTGCTGAAGATTGTTATTCAATGCTTGAGCTGAGTCTTGGAATGCTATGACAAGCGAAAAGGAGAAAAAGAGGGTGCAAAGAAAATTCTTTATCATCTGGGCCCTATTATTTTTGTTAATGATTGATTTGGATTATCTCTTATCTCTTTATAGTATATTACCTTTCCGATTGCCAGTGTCTATTTGTAAAAAATGAGAATATCTCTTTGAGCTCTGTAAGTCATTGTGTTTTATCAATTATTTTCCTTTCTTTGGGCTCGTTTTTGTCTTTTCGGGGGATTGTCTTGGACGCTTTGAACACGTTTATTTGACTCACACTTTTCTTCATGATTTTTTCTAGCCTCATTGAGTTCATTTTCTAAAAATAGAATGCGCTCTGTTAATGAATGATTTGTTTGTCTTAAAGCGTCAGCATCAGCTTCATAAACCTTGATGATCGACTC
This window contains:
- a CDS encoding NAD(P)-dependent glycerol-3-phosphate dehydrogenase translates to MTKTQKIGIIGAGAWGCALAIAFERAGFEILIWSFETDVRDQINQNHENKTYLQDHKLSPRIKATSSFADFEDFTTLLLVCPTQHISTISKELYQFIDPKTLIVICSKGVDIKSAKLPSELLHDINPNANLAILSGPSFARDVALNLPTALTFAYADNKKGLEFCKEFATKTFRPYWSDDIIGAQIGGAIKNIIAIGCGIILGKKWGDNARAALITRGLNEMAQLSHIMGGKPQSLMGLAGIGDLTLTCNSLESRNMSLGYALGQGQSLADYIQDKKTVCEGLKTVEAIPALKAKYPELDMPTCEALYEVLIKGASIDQTLNGLLSRPIKEEILY
- a CDS encoding putative O-glycosylation ligase, exosortase A system-associated, with translation MRDLFFVIFVGALLPGIFLHPFTGVLMYVWFSLMNPHQLTWGFAQSIPTAFIIALMTMVAFFLDKKRSLPKSPIFVLICCFMVTLTISAIFSLTPEISWDLWNRYMKTLFFCLLAFIMMTTKLRVQALVWVAIVSLGYFGIKGGAFSINTLGQYRFQGPDGTQIGDNNHMALALLMTLPLMNYLRLTTKNKLAQYVLLLSMCLTFLAVLTTYSRGGMIGLAAVTIFLWFKSKHKMRSLLFLSVLAIAALSFMPDKFFNRADTIQTAEKDDSFRGRLDAWHYAWNVALSRPMTGGGISSTIVPYIFQKYNQESKVTQGGRAAHSIYFQVLGDQGFIGLFIFLSMITISWFNGSWLIKNTRGLAGHLWVQELSKMLQVGVIAYIVAGAALSMAYYDLFYIYAIILARLRLMVQEVIVNNRIQGLPSIAQVISR
- a CDS encoding alkaline phosphatase family protein is translated as MNKTKRLIVVEFNELCPSLLQRWMGEGILPNFKKFYDHSISYVTEADSDPPHLEPWVQWYSLHTGLDFEQHQVKNLTDGPRAKFPDIWSVLHKNGKTASSCSSMNVKGFENEGSFFIPDPWSTTEKAYPEKLNKLYRFVSNRVQEYSNKSNKPSFTESLGFLFFCLTHGLKISTLFKIAFLLFEEKVVNPGMAWKKAVVLDWILTDIFKYFWKKTKPEFATFFLNSTAHFQHGYWRYFEPEKFEVKPSKTDVDRYQGAIKFGYCNMDITLGKLLELEDENTTFIFATALSQQPFLKYEGIGGQHFYRPYDIAKFLNHIGVAYENCQPVMTHQFILHFETSEKRQNAMEILTSLHAGEQPVMNVIENVGNSLYIGCQLRQEMPEDLLICFKGLASKNESFFDWFYEIEEIKSGCHHKDGALWFRIGKKKEVSSKIPLRDIFPTILDMLDVDYKPSEGHPFKGQSLMKSW
- a CDS encoding DNA polymerase III subunit beta — translated: MKLTIERAALVRALGHIQSIVEKRNTIPILSNVLIRATEGAVQFIATDMEIEVIETAPGQVEREGSVTTSAIKLYEISKKLPDGAQIQLIQPEGEMILQVKSAKSNFKLGCLPVSDFPLMPVEQSERQLDIPSQGLKNLIDATKFSMSNEETRFYLNGIYFHTLLDDNGKKILRAVATDGHRLAQSDIALENQDLDVPGIILPRKTVNELCKLIDNAADVVHVGLSGTKIQFSFDTIELKSKLIDGSFPDYERVIPKENFKKLRVNTDLFAKAVDRVATLSNEKSRAIKLDIRPGQMILSATSADSGSAVEELDVEYQENEMAVGFNAKYVLDVAQQMRGKEIQLDFSEPSAPTILREIQDGKSLYVLMPMKV
- the recF gene encoding DNA replication/repair protein RecF, which gives rise to MATSSLFIQHLHLHQFRSYPALHLDVNDQIVVLAGPNGAGKTNVLEALSLLTPMGGFRKASLEDYSHVANGSFEADIAPKGWAINAHFETIYGSQKVQAALVRRQDEASEGDDLDDEDTDVNGRKRSSRAFKVNGRPLKTSAEFASYIHMIWLTPQMDRIFIDQAQYRRRFFDLLVSNFDPQFSGLLTKYSRLLRDRAKLLRERHPDMRWIRVIEEQIVQIGVALSAARLDFLRCFEPYLRHASESFASPLISISNWVEESLLVSPAIKVEAEWLSKLEKSRAIDMETGGAQVGSHKMDLAVFHPDKKIPAKHCSTGEQKSFLISMILAEAKMLKAEKGIEPILLLDEVAAHLDEHKKRALFEEILKTGAQTWITTTEHNLFSAFQEKLCYYNVLPGTITKMLV